One window of Deltaproteobacteria bacterium genomic DNA carries:
- a CDS encoding molecular chaperone TorD family protein — MTHFYWGPTLEQCEDMLQVSFWFPMEKVLPLLDAPSTEIYKKIVTTLNNFPHARALFDCLEEEYVRLFISDRQGIRAPLYASCYVTEEPGERSPLMGEPAQAMKERFESKELSLADDVGEPPDHLSIELEYLYFLLEKGWVEDEAPLLKEAGQFASEIMLPWVGQLQQRLEAIETENQFYPLITTLLSAFLKMIGEIKEGV; from the coding sequence ATGACCCATTTCTACTGGGGGCCTACCCTTGAACAATGCGAGGATATGTTGCAAGTCTCCTTTTGGTTTCCCATGGAAAAGGTGCTGCCCCTATTGGATGCCCCTTCAACCGAAATCTATAAGAAAATAGTGACTACTTTAAATAATTTCCCCCATGCCCGAGCCCTTTTCGACTGCCTGGAGGAAGAGTACGTTCGCCTTTTCATCAGTGACCGTCAAGGGATCCGGGCACCGCTTTATGCCTCCTGTTACGTCACGGAAGAACCCGGTGAAAGGTCTCCATTGATGGGAGAGCCTGCCCAGGCAATGAAAGAACGGTTTGAATCCAAAGAATTGTCTCTGGCAGACGATGTCGGGGAACCGCCGGATCACCTGTCCATTGAATTGGAATATCTCTATTTTTTGCTGGAAAAGGGCTGGGTGGAGGATGAAGCCCCCCTTTTGAAGGAGGCCGGGCAGTTCGCCTCAGAAATCATGCTGCCCTGGGTCGGGCAGTTGCAGCAGAGGCTGGAGGCCATAGAAACCGAAAACCAATTTTATCCTCTCATCACCACCCTCTTATCGGCTTTCCTTAAAATGATCGGAGAAATAAAAGAAGGGGTTTAA